Genomic window (Bacillus pumilus):
TGAAATTAAAGGATCGCATCACTCATACAAACGGAGTCATTGAGCTTGCATTTCTCGGCTTTAAAGACGAGGCAGAAACGGAAATTGAGCTCATCCAAGGCTACAGCAGTGATCTGCCATCTGAAGGAAAGGTCCACCATCTTGCCTTTACAACAGACAACATTCATGCTGAATTCAATCGTATCCAAAAGCTGCAAATTGAATTAATTGATGAAGAAATTACGACGTTACCAAATGGATACTGCTACTTCTTTTTCAGAGGGCCAGACCAAGAATGGATCGAATTCTTCCAGCGCTAATATTTCCTAGGAAATGGACCCGATTCCCTTTATGCTCCATAAAAAAAGAGTAAGAGCACCCATATGCCCTTACTCTTTTTTTATAACACCTTACTAAGAAATGATTTTGTACGCTCATGCTGGGGGTTTCCAAAGAGAGCTTCCGGTTTGTCTTCTTCGACAATATACCCACCATCCATAAAGATCACTCGGTCTCCTACCTCTCTTGCAAAGCCCATCTCATGTGTGACCACAATCATTGTCATCCCTTCGACGGCTAACTGTTTCATTACAGCTAATACATCCCCAACAACCTCAGGATCAAGAGCAGATGTCGGTTCATCGAATAATAACACTTTCGGGTCCATCGCCAAGGCTCTTGCAATGGCAACACGCTGCTTTTGTCCACCAGATAATTGGTTAGGGTAGCTTTTGGCCTTGTCTTTCAAGCCGACCTTTTCAAGCAAGTCTAACGCTTTATCGACTGCCGCTTTCTTGTCGGCACCCTTTACCTTAATCGGTGCGATCGTGATGTTTTCTAAAACAGTTTTATGAGGAAATAGATTAAAGTGTTGAAACACCATCCCGACTTCTTGTCGTACTTTATTGATATTTACCTTCGGATCTGTAATCGTATGTCCGTGGACAACAACTTCCCCAGCCGTAATATCCTCTAATTTATTGAGACATCTCAGAAACGTGCTTTTGCCTGATCCAGAAGGACCAATGACACACACAACCTCTTTTTCCTCGATGACTGCATTAATATCCTTTAAGACTTCATGATCGCCAAAGGACTTCTTTAAATTTTTCACCGCAATCATACTCATTTCACATCAAATCTCCTTTCTGCATAGCTTGCCAGTAGAGAAAGTAAATAAATGATCACAAAATAAATGATACCGACAATGAGCCAGACATTCAAAGGATCAAATGTAGCCGATGCTTGTACTTGCCCTCGCTGCATAATATCAGCGATTCCGATAATCGATAAAAGAGACGTGTCCTTCAAGCTGATAATGGCTTGGTTTGTAATTGCTGGAAGCATGCGGCGAAATGCCTGCGGAAGGACG
Coding sequences:
- a CDS encoding amino acid ABC transporter ATP-binding protein is translated as MSMIAVKNLKKSFGDHEVLKDINAVIEEKEVVCVIGPSGSGKSTFLRCLNKLEDITAGEVVVHGHTITDPKVNINKVRQEVGMVFQHFNLFPHKTVLENITIAPIKVKGADKKAAVDKALDLLEKVGLKDKAKSYPNQLSGGQKQRVAIARALAMDPKVLLFDEPTSALDPEVVGDVLAVMKQLAVEGMTMIVVTHEMGFAREVGDRVIFMDGGYIVEEDKPEALFGNPQHERTKSFLSKVL
- a CDS encoding VOC family protein, which encodes MTTLRLDHTGIMVSNIDTSIDFYEKVVGMKLKDRITHTNGVIELAFLGFKDEAETEIELIQGYSSDLPSEGKVHHLAFTTDNIHAEFNRIQKLQIELIDEEITTLPNGYCYFFFRGPDQEWIEFFQR